From Anopheles darlingi chromosome 2, idAnoDarlMG_H_01, whole genome shotgun sequence, the proteins below share one genomic window:
- the LOC125952379 gene encoding arginase-1, whose product MLPRLALTQLVRQLATAGHHRQQSSMAIKAKKINYERIGIVGVPFDKGQRKKGVGLGPKAIRDAGLIDHIQEISPKLDIKDYGDIQYQALNFNGRKVGNMKKLEHVASCNRNLSHQVTEVLDDERLCITLGGDHAIAIGSIDGHLHHSKEVAVIWVDAHADLNTNSTSPSGNIHGMPVALLARELCDYWPYIPGMDWQEPIISIKNLAYIGLRSVDPYERAIIEKFGINAFGMREVEKYGIREVMRMALERIDPEGTRSLHVSYDIDSLDVLEAPSTGTSVRGGLTLREGIYIMEEAYNTGRLAAVDLVEVNPAIGTPEDVRRTVDAAVHLLVAACGHSRKGDIADTLDLIPK is encoded by the coding sequence ATGCTGCCTCGGTTAGCGCTAACGCAGCTGGTGCGCCAACTGGCAaccgctggccaccaccgacagcaaTCCTCGATGGCGATCAAGGCGAAGAAGATCAACTACGAGCGGATCGGCATCGTGGGCGTCCCGTTTGACAAGGGCCAGCGCAAGAAGGGTGTCGGGCTGGGACCGAAAGCGATCCGGGATGCGGGACTGATCGACCACATCCAGGAGATATCGCCCAAGCTGGACATCAAGGATTACGGTGACATACAGTACCAGGCGCTCAACTTTAACGGGCGTAAGGTGGGCAACATGAAGAAGCTGGAGCACGTGGCCAGCTGCAACAGGAACTTGTCGCACCAGGTGACGGAGGTGCTGGATGACGAGCGGCTTTGTATTACGCTCGGCGGAGACCATGCCAttgcgatcggttcgatcgatggacATCTGCATCACAGCAAGGAGGTGGCCGTAATCTGGGTCGATGCGCATGCCGATCTGAACACCAACTCTACCTCACCGTCGGGCAATATCCATGGTATGCCGGTGGCCCTGTTGGCTCGGGAACTGTGTGATTACTGGCCGTACATTCCGGGCATGGACTGGCAGGAACCGATCATCTCGATCAAGAATCTCGCGTACATCGGGCTGCGGTCGGTTGATCCGTACGAGCGCGCCATTATCGAGAAGTTTGGCATCAATGCGTTCGGTATGCGTGAGGTGGAGAAGTACGGGATTCGGGAGGTGATGAGGATGGCCCTGGAGCGCATCGATCCGGAAGGGACACGCAGTCTGCACGTTAGTTACGACATCGATTCGCTGGACGTGTTGGAAGCGCCCAGCACCGGTACGAGTGTACGGGGTGGATTGACGTTACGCGAAGGAATCTACATCATGGAGGAGGCATACAATACGGGCCGATTGGCGGCCGTCGATCTGGTCGAGGTGAATCCGGCCATCGGAACACCGGAGGATGTACGTCGGACGGTGGATGCGGCCGTGCACCTGCTAGTGGCCGCATGTGGTCACAGCCGAAAGGGTGACATTGCCGATACGCTCGATTTGATACCGAAGTGA